In a genomic window of Magnolia sinica isolate HGM2019 chromosome 16, MsV1, whole genome shotgun sequence:
- the LOC131229266 gene encoding probable pectate lyase 5 has translation MWLANAFASSSAAIPPNFTLPQPLPDPESVVQDIQRRVEESVGRKRRMLLGGYADSSSSLSSSCLTGNPIDDCWRCDPNWQSSRQRLADCGIGFSQNALGGKNGQVYIVTDSSDHDPVNPTPETLRYAVIQTEPLWIMFAGNMLIQPKEELIVNSFKTIDGRGANVHIAGGGCITMQNVSNVIIHNIHIHHCIPKGNANVRSSPTQYGWRSKSDGDGISIYGARDLWVDHCSLSYRTDGLIDMIMGSTGITISNNYFSHHNEVMLLGHRDSYLPDSAMQVTIAFNHFGEALVQRMPRCRLGYVHVVNNNFSQWEMYAIGGSANPTINSQGNRYMAPTNPYAKEVTKRVDTDEKNWSGWDWRIEGDIMVNGAFFVPSGEGLGARYAKASSMEPKSAALIDQLTMNAGVLGGTRDNSTSIAYPGFNSDGSGTSVGLGSGGDGGSYFGMVFGSGTSSGAPPPPSLFLSYLIIVWFSLMILYMSSTPWK, from the coding sequence ATGTGGCTTGCAAATGCCTTTGCTTCCTCCTCTGCGGCGATCCCTCCCAACTTCACTCTCCCCCAACCACTGCCAGATCCTGAATCTGTTGTCCAGGACATCCAAAGAAGAGTGGAGGAATCTGTGGGGAGAAAGAGGCGAATGTTATTGGGAGGATATGCAGATTCATCTTCGTCGTTGTCGTCGTCGTGCCTGACTGGAAATCCAATAGACGACTGCTGGAGGTGTGACCCCAACTGGCAGAGCAGCCGGCAACGACTAGCTGACTGTGGGATCGGATTCAGTCAGAATGCGCTGGGGGGGAAGAATGGGCAGGTCTACATTGTGACCGACTCATCGGACCACGACCCAGTTAATCCTACGCCAGAGACACTACGCTATGCGGTGATCCAAACAGAGCCACTCTGGATCATGTTTGCGGGGAACATGCTGATTCAGCCAAAGGAGGAGCTGATTGTGAACAGCTTCAAGACAATTGACGGGCGTGGCGCAAATGTGCACATTGCAGGTGGGGGTTGCATAACGATGCAGAACGTGAGCAATGTGATCATCCACAACATCCACATCCACCACTGCATACCCAAGGGCAATGCGAATGTGAGATCAAGCCCCACACAGTATGGGTGGCGATCAAAGTCAGACGGGGACGGGATATCCATATATGGGGCACGGGACCTATGGGTTGACCACTGCTCTCTGTCCTACCGCACGGATGGCCTAATTGACATGATCATGGGGTCGACAGGGATCACGATATCAAACAATTACTTTTCCCACCACAATGAGGTGATGCTGCTTGGGCACAGGGACAGCTACCTGCCTGACTCGGCAATGCAGGTGACAATTGCGTTCAACCATTTTGGGGAGGCCTTGGTACAGAGGATGCCGAGGTGCCGGCTCGGGTACGTCCACGTTGTGAACAATAACTTCTCTCAGTGGGAGATGTACGCAATTGGCGGGAGCGCCAATCCCACCATCAACAGCCAGGGCAATCGGTACATGGCCCCAACCAACCCCTATGCCAAAGAGGTGACAAAGAGGGTGGATACAGATGAGAAAAACTGGAGTGGGTGGGATTGGAGAATAGAAGGGGATATAATGGTGAATGGAGCCTTCTTTGTGCCCTCAGGGGAGGGGTTAGGGGCCAGGTATGCCAAAGCTTCGAGTATGGAGCCCAAATCCGCAGCACTCATTGACCAGCTCACAATGAACGCTGGTGTCTTGGGCGGGACTAGGGATAACAGCACGAGCATCGCATACCCAGGTTTCAACAGTGATGGGTCCGGCACTAGTGTGGGGTTGGGGAGCGGCGGTGATGGTGGAAGTTACTTTGGAATGGTATTTGGGAGTGGGACTAGTAGCGGCGCCCCACCACCACCTTCCTTGTTTTTGTCTTATCTAATTATTGTAT